A genomic segment from Chitinophaga niabensis encodes:
- a CDS encoding sigma-54-dependent Fis family transcriptional regulator → MKTNNTLLVSFPADTSAKAMNSRIRSLETERRILLELGNDITKVREKTDLITIFSSRIRELYPFSHAIVTLINPDGESYTPFLLDPGSSLIQNHALYPQLVTGRFPMNEPFIQEVITNGEPTTFLLEDVMDLPGSPVFLKVNYERGVRVIMMTPLKDKDQIIGFLHTYTKDPDGFSEEFKSIITGIAPQVSSAVANIIKYESISHNEAVNKILLSLSKEMVKVRDRQHLLKVLSSGLKEIVPFSRSMITVMDEKEEYYKAYLIDAELQLKELTDSGDALHMATPAEDGIYDIASLYYKPLVFDMKAFDLENSPRWFKLHYEAGAREMIVKILGGNGTSKYTLMLFSAEKGTFGPEAVNIVNHISGQLFAAVSNISANEEILKRENEKSFLLEFSNDIAAVRSKADLAEAVRKSLKKLNSLDGYAIRKINEDQVTSTTYIYDETLAEHNDELVQEILTAKLPIDDGLQNRVLNSDIPLYFSVNAEINRGNKARYLELWKKIGFKTVIGTPLRSGNVTLGILWLGLEDINMPLLQGICAQISIAMHNIIANEEILRREKEQAFLLKFSRDIAELRSKDDLQRAISNVLQNVLNIKLVMIRLIEEDGASLLPYMYDESVFEEEVKPLFRVLAARIIDITEPLTARVLKNDGPVIFNIAEEIKKSDAGPIVQFWQNVGMKNAFGAPLRVGSTNIGTLWLLTDELNLTILKGICAQISIAISNIRATEKILAYKQKLENENDYLREQIKTIYNFSEIVGNGPQMQKVYRLMTQVAESASTVLLLGETGTGKELIARAIHNSSPRKNKLMVKVNCAALPAHLIESELFGHEKGAFTGAIDRRIGKFELANNSTLFLDEIGEMPPELQVKLLRVLQERELERVGGKSTIKVDVRIIAATNRNLEAEVQAGRFRSDLYYRLNVFPIHLPSLRERLEDIEPLANSFIAKFSKNIGKKVSSISSKVLKQLRNYDWPGNVRELEHQIERGILLSEGDILQEVHLPLRQQEEEGKGNSSSSKTLEQIERTYIIEVLKRCGGKISGAGGAAEILEVPGTTLHSKMRKLKIAKADYFIK, encoded by the coding sequence ATGAAAACGAACAATACACTCCTGGTTAGCTTCCCGGCAGACACAAGCGCTAAAGCAATGAATAGTCGCATCAGGTCACTGGAAACGGAACGCCGGATCCTCCTGGAACTGGGAAACGACATCACAAAGGTCAGAGAGAAAACCGATCTCATCACCATCTTTTCATCCAGGATCAGGGAGCTGTATCCTTTTTCGCATGCCATTGTTACCCTTATCAACCCCGATGGGGAATCATATACACCATTCCTGCTAGATCCCGGGTCCTCCCTCATTCAAAATCATGCCTTATATCCACAGCTGGTGACCGGCCGTTTCCCGATGAATGAACCATTTATACAGGAGGTGATAACAAACGGGGAGCCTACTACCTTCTTATTGGAAGATGTGATGGATCTCCCGGGAAGCCCTGTATTCCTGAAGGTCAACTATGAACGGGGCGTTAGGGTGATCATGATGACACCCTTGAAAGATAAAGACCAGATCATCGGTTTCCTGCATACTTATACAAAAGATCCGGATGGTTTTTCGGAGGAATTTAAAAGCATCATTACCGGTATTGCGCCACAGGTTTCCAGCGCTGTTGCCAATATCATTAAGTATGAGTCTATCAGTCATAATGAAGCTGTCAACAAAATATTGCTATCGCTAAGCAAAGAAATGGTAAAGGTGAGGGACAGGCAGCACCTGCTGAAAGTACTCAGTTCCGGCCTGAAAGAGATCGTGCCTTTCTCCCGCAGTATGATCACGGTGATGGATGAAAAGGAAGAGTATTATAAAGCCTATCTGATCGATGCCGAGTTGCAACTGAAAGAACTGACAGATTCCGGAGATGCATTGCATATGGCTACTCCTGCAGAAGATGGCATCTACGATATCGCCTCCCTATATTATAAGCCCCTGGTTTTTGATATGAAGGCATTCGACCTGGAAAATTCTCCGCGCTGGTTCAAGCTGCACTATGAAGCCGGCGCCCGGGAAATGATCGTGAAAATACTGGGTGGGAATGGTACATCTAAATACACCTTGATGCTGTTTTCCGCAGAAAAAGGCACTTTTGGCCCGGAAGCCGTGAACATCGTCAATCATATTTCCGGTCAGCTGTTTGCCGCTGTGAGCAATATTTCAGCTAATGAAGAAATACTGAAACGGGAAAATGAAAAATCATTCCTGCTCGAATTCAGCAACGATATTGCAGCAGTAAGAAGTAAAGCCGACCTCGCAGAAGCAGTACGTAAAAGTCTTAAAAAACTAAACTCACTGGATGGTTATGCCATCCGCAAGATCAACGAAGACCAGGTTACCTCTACCACTTACATCTATGACGAAACGCTTGCGGAACACAACGATGAACTGGTGCAGGAAATACTCACGGCTAAACTGCCTATTGACGACGGATTGCAGAACAGGGTACTGAACAGTGATATCCCACTCTACTTTAGCGTAAACGCAGAGATCAACCGGGGTAATAAAGCCCGCTACCTGGAACTCTGGAAAAAGATAGGGTTCAAAACTGTTATAGGCACGCCTCTCCGCAGCGGCAATGTAACGCTGGGCATCTTGTGGCTTGGCCTCGAAGATATCAACATGCCCTTACTGCAAGGCATCTGTGCCCAGATCTCCATTGCCATGCACAACATCATTGCCAATGAAGAAATATTACGCCGTGAAAAGGAACAGGCATTCCTGCTCAAATTCAGTCGTGACATTGCCGAACTCAGATCTAAAGATGACCTGCAAAGGGCTATCTCCAATGTTTTGCAGAACGTATTGAATATAAAACTGGTGATGATCCGCCTCATTGAAGAGGACGGCGCCTCACTCCTCCCTTACATGTATGATGAAAGTGTGTTCGAAGAAGAGGTAAAGCCCTTATTCAGGGTACTTGCTGCGAGGATCATTGATATCACTGAACCGCTGACTGCGAGGGTACTTAAAAACGATGGGCCGGTTATATTCAATATCGCAGAGGAGATAAAAAAGAGCGATGCCGGCCCCATCGTTCAGTTCTGGCAGAATGTAGGCATGAAGAACGCATTTGGGGCACCCTTGCGTGTAGGATCCACCAATATCGGAACACTCTGGCTGCTGACGGATGAACTCAACCTCACCATCCTGAAAGGCATCTGCGCCCAGATCTCCATTGCTATTTCCAATATACGCGCCACTGAAAAGATCCTGGCCTATAAACAGAAACTGGAGAATGAAAACGATTACCTGAGAGAGCAGATCAAAACCATCTATAATTTCTCAGAGATCGTAGGTAATGGTCCGCAAATGCAAAAGGTATACCGCCTGATGACGCAGGTGGCCGAATCTGCTTCCACCGTATTGCTACTGGGAGAAACAGGCACCGGCAAGGAACTGATCGCCCGCGCCATCCACAATTCCTCTCCCCGCAAAAATAAATTAATGGTAAAGGTGAACTGCGCCGCTTTACCTGCCCACCTCATCGAAAGCGAACTCTTCGGTCATGAAAAAGGTGCTTTTACAGGAGCAATAGACAGGCGGATCGGGAAGTTTGAACTCGCCAATAACAGCACACTTTTCCTGGACGAGATCGGTGAAATGCCACCGGAGCTACAGGTAAAGTTATTACGGGTACTGCAGGAACGGGAACTGGAAAGGGTTGGAGGGAAAAGCACCATCAAAGTAGATGTGCGCATCATTGCAGCCACCAACCGTAACCTGGAAGCGGAAGTACAGGCAGGGCGTTTCCGGTCTGACCTCTACTACCGGCTGAATGTTTTCCCTATTCATCTGCCCTCTTTAAGAGAACGCCTGGAAGATATTGAACCACTGGCTAATTCATTTATTGCCAAATTCAGTAAGAACATCGGCAAGAAGGTAAGCAGTATTTCCTCCAAAGTACTGAAGCAATTGAGGAATTACGACTGGCCCGGGAATGTACGCGAACTGGAACATCAGATTGAAAGAGGCATCCTGCTCAGTGAAGGAGACATTCTCCAGGAAGTACATCTGCCACTCCGCCAGCAGGAGGAAGAGGGGAAAGGAAATTCATCTTCTTCCAAAACACTGGAACAGATCGAACGAACATACATCATTGAAGTATTGAAGCGATGTGGTGGAAAAATTTCCGGGGCCGGCGGGGCAGCGGAAATACTGGAAGTGCCGGGCACCACACTGCATTCTAAAATGAGAAAACTGAAGATCGCAAAAGCAGACTACTTTATAAAATGA
- a CDS encoding SDR family oxidoreductase, translating to MKIVVIGGTGLIGSKTVKKLLGFGHEVIAASPASGVNTITGEGLAEVMAGANVVIDVANSPSFEDNAVMDFFKTSGRNLLAAEANAGVKHHIALSVVGTERLQESGYFRAKAAQEDLIKNSGLPYSIIHSTQFFEFLGGIAASAAKDEAIHLSPAPIQPIASDDVAAAVVDVALGGPLNGTVEIAGPERVSLSALVARYLNNVNDPRTVISDVNAKYFGAPLNDKTLIPGDNPRIGQINFETWFANQPARS from the coding sequence ATGAAAATCGTAGTAATTGGCGGGACCGGCCTTATAGGATCCAAAACAGTAAAAAAACTTCTTGGGTTTGGTCACGAAGTCATTGCAGCATCTCCTGCGTCAGGCGTAAATACTATCACCGGCGAAGGACTGGCCGAAGTGATGGCGGGTGCAAATGTAGTGATCGACGTAGCCAATTCTCCTTCTTTTGAAGACAATGCCGTGATGGATTTTTTTAAAACCTCCGGCCGTAACCTATTGGCTGCAGAAGCAAACGCTGGCGTAAAACATCACATTGCATTGTCTGTGGTAGGAACAGAAAGACTGCAGGAAAGTGGCTATTTCCGTGCAAAAGCAGCCCAGGAAGATCTGATCAAGAATTCCGGCTTACCATATTCCATTATTCATTCTACACAGTTTTTCGAATTCCTGGGTGGCATAGCAGCATCAGCCGCTAAAGACGAAGCCATCCATTTATCGCCTGCACCCATACAGCCTATTGCATCAGACGATGTAGCAGCTGCTGTTGTGGATGTTGCACTGGGAGGGCCGTTAAACGGAACAGTTGAAATTGCAGGTCCTGAAAGGGTAAGCCTCTCTGCGCTTGTAGCACGTTATTTGAATAACGTGAACGATCCGCGCACCGTAATTTCTGATGTAAACGCCAAATACTTTGGCGCTCCGCTCAACGACAAAACACTGATTCCCGGCGATAATCCACGCATTGGCCAGATCAATTTCGAAACGTGGTTCGCTAACCAGCCTGCCAGGAGCTAA